In Aureibaculum algae, the following are encoded in one genomic region:
- a CDS encoding heavy-metal-associated domain-containing protein, with protein MKILKPIVLLIIVCVFVSCGNNSKMNSQNKDVLSHNSDGNNENIAANLEKISLEIDGMTCEIGCARTIQSKLSKTKGVKMAEVDFENKTGVVEFDSNRITENEIVGIVEQIAGGDLYKVIEVKKAE; from the coding sequence ATGAAAATTTTAAAACCAATAGTACTCCTTATTATAGTATGTGTATTTGTTTCATGTGGTAATAATTCTAAAATGAACTCACAAAATAAGGATGTGTTAAGTCATAATTCTGATGGTAATAATGAAAATATTGCTGCAAATTTAGAGAAGATATCGTTAGAAATTGATGGAATGACATGCGAAATTGGTTGTGCAAGAACGATACAATCGAAGCTTTCAAAGACAAAAGGAGTTAAAATGGCGGAAGTTGATTTTGAAAATAAAACAGGTGTTGTAGAGTTTGATTCTAATAGGATTACTGAGAATGAGATAGTTGGTATTGTAGAGCAAATTGCTGGCGGAGATTTATATAAAGTAATTGAAGTTAAAAAGGCTGAATAG
- the rplU gene encoding 50S ribosomal protein L21 — translation MYAIVEIAGQQFKVAKNQKVFVHRLQDKEGSEVTFDNVLLLDDGKVTIGAPAIEGAAVTAKILKHLKGDKVIVFKKKRRKGYKVKNGHRQYLSEIQIESIVASGAKKAKKEAPKKEAPKKAEPKVAATPKPAAKKAPVKTASADDLRKVEGIGPKIAEIFAEAGIDTFAKLAKASQKELKAILEGAGSRYASKNPGSWPKQAKMAAEGKWDELKKWQDETKGGIEA, via the coding sequence ATGTACGCAATTGTAGAGATAGCAGGGCAGCAATTTAAAGTTGCTAAAAACCAGAAGGTTTTTGTACATCGTTTACAAGACAAAGAAGGTTCAGAAGTTACTTTTGATAACGTTCTTTTATTGGATGATGGCAAAGTAACCATAGGTGCCCCAGCTATAGAAGGTGCAGCAGTAACTGCTAAAATCCTTAAACACCTAAAAGGTGACAAAGTAATCGTTTTTAAGAAAAAACGTAGAAAAGGTTACAAAGTAAAAAATGGACACCGTCAATATTTATCTGAAATTCAGATAGAAAGTATTGTAGCTAGTGGTGCTAAAAAAGCTAAAAAGGAAGCTCCTAAAAAGGAAGCTCCAAAAAAAGCGGAACCAAAAGTAGCAGCAACTCCGAAACCAGCAGCTAAAAAAGCTCCTGTTAAAACGGCTAGTGCTGATGATTTAAGAAAAGTTGAAGGTATTGGTCCAAAAATTGCTGAAATTTTTGCTGAAGCTGGTATTGATACTTTTGCTAAATTAGCAAAAGCTTCTCAAAAAGAATTAAAAGCTATTTTAGAAGGTGCAGGTTCAAGATATGCATCGAAAAATCCAGGTTCATGGCCAAAACAAGCAAAAATGGCTGCTGAAGGTAAATGGGATGAGCTAAAAAAATGGCAAGATGAAACTAAAGGTGGTATTGAAGCTTAA
- a CDS encoding LysE family translocator, protein MNDIINAIPIGIGLAFMIGPVFFVLLETSATKGFRAALVFDIGVIIADIIFLYFSYFGSRTLLEKIKDDPRLFLLGGGILFVYGLLIFFKRRKPVITDDDLVVVEKNNYFGLFFKGFLLNFINIGVLAFWLGMIVVMSPQLEMDDSRIFTYFAAVLLAYFITDLLKILLAKQLKNKLTPIVIRKIKRGMGIALMVFGLFLAAQSLLPDKAKKQIDSVIEKSISE, encoded by the coding sequence ATGAATGATATTATAAATGCTATACCCATTGGAATAGGTCTTGCATTTATGATAGGCCCAGTTTTCTTTGTGTTGTTAGAAACAAGTGCAACAAAGGGGTTTAGAGCGGCGTTGGTTTTTGATATCGGTGTCATAATTGCAGACATTATTTTTCTGTATTTTTCTTATTTTGGAAGTCGTACTTTATTAGAAAAAATCAAAGATGATCCTAGATTATTTTTACTAGGTGGAGGAATTTTATTTGTTTATGGACTCCTCATATTTTTTAAACGTAGAAAGCCTGTTATAACGGATGATGACTTAGTTGTAGTAGAAAAAAACAACTATTTTGGATTGTTTTTTAAAGGATTTTTATTGAATTTTATTAATATTGGAGTATTAGCATTTTGGTTAGGAATGATTGTAGTTATGAGTCCGCAATTAGAAATGGACGACTCTCGAATATTCACTTATTTTGCGGCTGTGTTATTAGCTTATTTTATTACTGATTTGCTGAAAATTTTACTTGCCAAACAATTAAAGAATAAGCTGACTCCAATCGTTATTAGAAAAATTAAAAGGGGTATGGGTATCGCATTAATGGTATTTGGACTTTTTCTTGCTGCACAATCCTTGTTGCCAGATAAAGCAAAGAAGCAAATTGATAGCGTTATAGAGAAAAGTATATCAGAATAA
- a CDS encoding MerR family transcriptional regulator, with product MDINLPDKRYYKIGEVATAFNVNASLIRFWDKEFDVIKPKKNNKGNRMFTPDDIKNIQMIYHLVKERGFTLDGARKKLKSKPEEIKDNFDIIARLESIKGELLKIKNQL from the coding sequence ATGGATATAAATTTACCTGATAAAAGATATTATAAAATTGGCGAAGTAGCCACAGCATTTAATGTAAATGCTTCCTTGATTCGTTTTTGGGATAAGGAATTTGATGTTATTAAGCCTAAAAAGAATAATAAGGGTAACAGAATGTTTACGCCTGATGATATTAAAAATATTCAAATGATTTATCATTTGGTAAAAGAAAGAGGTTTTACATTAGATGGTGCTCGTAAAAAATTAAAATCGAAACCTGAAGAAATAAAAGATAATTTCGACATTATTGCTCGTTTAGAATCCATCAAAGGAGAACTTCTAAAAATTAAAAATCAACTCTAA
- the rpmA gene encoding 50S ribosomal protein L27, which translates to MAHKKGVGSSKNGRESESKRLGVKIFGGQGAIAGNIIIRQRGTSHHPGENVYMGKDHTLHAKVDGIVKFTKKRNNRSYVSIVPIEA; encoded by the coding sequence ATGGCACATAAAAAAGGTGTAGGTAGTTCTAAGAACGGTAGAGAATCAGAATCGAAACGACTTGGCGTTAAAATATTTGGAGGTCAAGGTGCTATTGCCGGTAATATTATTATCCGTCAAAGAGGTACTAGTCATCATCCAGGTGAAAATGTATATATGGGAAAAGACCATACATTACATGCAAAAGTTGATGGTATTGTAAAATTTACTAAGAAAAGAAACAATAGATCTTATGTTTCTATTGTACCTATTGAAGCTTAA
- a CDS encoding LemA family protein, whose translation MKKWLVPVIIIGVLVFLGVNTYNSIIPKRNAAEKQWANVESAYQRRADLIPNIVKTVQGAADFEKSTLEGVIKARAEATKTSINVGDLTPENMAKFQQAQSGLSGALSKLMVVVERYPELKANQNFLELQSQLEGTENRINVERNRFNEVATVYKNYIEKFPTNLFAKVFGFNHLPLFKSDAGSENAPDVDFNFSGDKKE comes from the coding sequence ATGAAAAAATGGTTAGTTCCCGTAATAATTATTGGTGTTTTAGTCTTTTTAGGTGTAAATACCTATAACTCTATTATCCCAAAAAGAAATGCAGCTGAAAAGCAATGGGCAAATGTAGAAAGTGCTTATCAACGTAGAGCAGATTTAATACCAAATATTGTAAAAACCGTGCAAGGTGCAGCTGATTTTGAAAAAAGCACCTTAGAAGGTGTAATCAAAGCAAGGGCAGAAGCTACAAAAACCTCTATAAACGTTGGTGACTTAACACCAGAAAATATGGCTAAATTCCAACAAGCACAAAGTGGACTTTCAGGGGCGTTAAGTAAATTAATGGTTGTGGTAGAACGCTATCCAGAATTAAAGGCTAATCAGAATTTTTTAGAATTACAAAGCCAATTAGAAGGTACTGAAAATAGAATTAATGTAGAGAGAAATAGATTCAATGAAGTCGCTACAGTATATAAAAATTATATAGAGAAATTTCCTACGAATTTATTTGCAAAGGTTTTTGGATTCAATCATCTACCATTATTCAAATCAGACGCTGGATCTGAAAACGCTCCAGATGTTGATTTTAATTTTAGTGGTGATAAGAAAGAGTAA
- a CDS encoding ferredoxin--NADP reductase, producing MSTFYKLSVKEIQQETKDSVSIVFDVPQDLQERFKFIPGQYLTIKKVLNDNEVRRAYSICSSLQSNILKIAVKKVDNGLFSKYAVNDLAVGDVLEVSRPEGRFDLMPNSKHKKNYMAFAAGSGITPVLSMIKSVLETEKESHFVLVYGNKSIEDVIFKQEIDALQSSYPTSFTVQYVFSQHKEENALFGRIDTSVLNFVLDNKCKDLTFDDYFLCGPEPMINLIKSNLLDKGVKEKNVHFELFSTNVDEKIGDANIEGKTIVKVMLDDEEHTFEMDRGKTILEVALKKGLDAPYSCQGGICSTCLAQVTEGKAVMDKNAILTDGEIEEGLILTCQAHPTTATISIDYDDV from the coding sequence ATGTCTACATTTTATAAGCTCTCAGTAAAAGAGATTCAGCAAGAAACAAAAGATTCGGTTTCCATAGTTTTTGATGTGCCTCAAGATCTACAAGAACGTTTTAAGTTTATTCCTGGTCAATATTTAACCATTAAAAAAGTATTAAACGATAACGAAGTAAGACGGGCGTATTCCATATGCTCTTCATTACAGAGTAACATCCTTAAAATAGCTGTTAAAAAGGTTGATAATGGCCTGTTTTCTAAATATGCTGTAAATGATTTGGCCGTTGGTGATGTTTTAGAAGTTTCAAGACCAGAAGGTCGGTTTGACTTAATGCCGAACAGTAAGCATAAAAAAAATTACATGGCTTTTGCAGCCGGTAGTGGTATAACACCTGTTTTATCTATGATAAAATCGGTATTAGAAACGGAAAAGGAAAGTCATTTTGTATTAGTTTATGGTAATAAATCGATAGAGGATGTTATTTTTAAACAAGAAATTGACGCACTTCAGTCCTCATACCCAACTAGTTTTACAGTACAATATGTATTCAGTCAGCATAAAGAAGAAAATGCACTTTTTGGAAGGATTGATACTTCTGTATTAAACTTTGTTTTAGATAATAAGTGTAAAGATCTTACTTTCGATGATTATTTTCTTTGTGGACCGGAACCTATGATAAATTTGATAAAGTCAAATTTATTAGATAAGGGAGTGAAAGAAAAAAATGTCCATTTTGAATTATTTTCAACAAATGTTGATGAAAAAATTGGCGATGCCAATATTGAAGGTAAAACTATCGTTAAAGTAATGTTAGATGATGAAGAGCATACTTTTGAAATGGATAGAGGAAAAACTATTTTAGAAGTTGCATTGAAAAAAGGTTTAGATGCTCCATACTCATGTCAAGGAGGTATTTGCAGTACATGTTTGGCACAAGTTACCGAGGGTAAGGCAGTGATGGATAAAAACGCTATCTTAACCGATGGAGAAATTGAGGAAGGATTGATATTAACTTGTCAAGCACATCCAACAACGGCTACTATTAGCATTGATTATGACGATGTATAA
- a CDS encoding TPM domain-containing protein, whose amino-acid sequence MSKVEDFLTKAEEQEIIEAIRLAEQNTSGEIRVHLEKSTDKEPLERAREVFRFLKMNETEQQNGVLFYVAVDDRKFSILGDKGIDIAVPDNFWDSVKNNVITAFKRGSYTEGLKEGILETGAKLKQYFPYQKDDKNELPDSISLS is encoded by the coding sequence ATGTCTAAAGTAGAAGATTTTTTAACCAAAGCTGAAGAGCAAGAAATAATTGAAGCTATTCGCTTGGCGGAACAAAATACTTCAGGTGAAATTCGTGTTCACTTGGAGAAATCTACTGATAAGGAACCTTTAGAAAGAGCCAGAGAAGTATTTCGTTTTTTAAAAATGAATGAAACAGAGCAACAAAATGGAGTGCTTTTTTATGTTGCAGTTGACGATAGAAAATTTTCAATTTTAGGAGATAAAGGTATTGATATCGCTGTTCCAGATAATTTTTGGGACAGTGTAAAAAATAACGTCATTACGGCCTTTAAAAGGGGTAGTTATACAGAAGGTTTAAAAGAAGGAATCCTTGAGACAGGGGCGAAACTAAAACAGTATTTCCCGTATCAAAAAGATGATAAAAATGAGTTGCCAGACTCTATATCTTTAAGTTAG
- a CDS encoding COX15/CtaA family protein: MTTQKYKYTKTIRIWLILGLVMLIGQVVLGGITRLTGSGLSITRWDIVSGTIPPLNPTQWQEAFELYKETPQYHKINSHFDLTDFKFIFFWEYFHRLWVRILGFVFLIPFIIFIIRKQINAYLIKRLLLVVLFTALTASAGWIMVKSGLVNRPWVNAYKLTLHFILALVSTTFMVKTIADVYNYKSTSEKKSSIILPIFIAITFVQMIFAGLMAGMKAGLYYPSWPDMNGYFLPEVMHSLENWKWINLTNYDTFTFAPALIQFIHRLLAYVLVIFTLYLFFIYRKSVSKLSKFWLNSISFLILAQLLLGILTVLNINPGIPLSYGVLHQLVGLLFYISLFFFYFSLRTNKNI, encoded by the coding sequence TTGACTACCCAGAAATACAAATACACCAAAACCATTAGAATATGGTTAATTTTAGGATTAGTAATGCTAATTGGGCAAGTAGTTCTTGGCGGCATAACAAGATTAACAGGATCTGGACTATCTATAACCCGCTGGGATATTGTTAGTGGAACAATACCACCTTTAAACCCTACGCAATGGCAAGAGGCATTTGAACTTTACAAAGAGACGCCTCAATACCATAAAATAAATTCTCATTTCGATCTAACCGATTTTAAATTTATTTTTTTCTGGGAATATTTTCATAGACTATGGGTTAGAATATTAGGTTTTGTTTTTTTAATTCCGTTCATTATTTTTATCATAAGAAAACAAATTAACGCATACTTAATAAAACGATTGCTTTTAGTTGTGCTATTTACAGCACTTACAGCTTCAGCAGGATGGATTATGGTAAAAAGTGGATTAGTAAACAGACCTTGGGTTAATGCCTATAAGCTAACTTTACACTTCATTCTTGCCCTAGTCAGTACCACTTTTATGGTTAAAACAATTGCTGATGTTTATAATTATAAAAGTACTTCAGAAAAAAAATCTAGTATTATTCTTCCAATTTTTATCGCTATTACATTTGTCCAAATGATATTTGCTGGTTTAATGGCGGGTATGAAAGCTGGTTTATACTATCCGTCATGGCCAGATATGAATGGTTATTTTTTACCTGAAGTAATGCACAGCCTTGAAAATTGGAAATGGATAAACCTAACAAACTATGATACTTTTACATTTGCACCTGCATTAATTCAGTTTATTCACCGTCTATTAGCTTATGTTTTAGTAATCTTCACCCTATATCTGTTCTTTATTTATAGAAAGTCCGTTTCTAAACTTTCGAAATTCTGGTTAAATTCCATTTCATTCTTAATTTTAGCACAGCTTCTTTTAGGAATATTGACTGTGTTAAATATAAATCCTGGAATACCATTATCTTATGGTGTACTGCACCAATTGGTTGGTTTACTATTCTATATAAGTTTGTTCTTTTTCTACTTCTCATTAAGAACTAACAAAAATATTTAA
- the dut gene encoding dUTP diphosphatase, whose product MIVKIINKSKHPLPNYETIASAGMDLRANIEEPITLKPLERAIVKTGLFIALPIAYEAQVRPRSGLAAKNGITVLNAPGTIDADYRGEIGVILINLSNEDFIVKDGERIAQLVIAQYTQAKWEKVEILDETKRGAGGFGSTGK is encoded by the coding sequence ATGATTGTAAAAATTATCAATAAGTCAAAGCATCCATTACCTAACTATGAAACTATTGCCTCCGCGGGAATGGATTTGAGAGCTAATATAGAAGAACCTATTACCCTAAAACCCTTAGAGAGAGCTATTGTAAAAACAGGACTTTTTATTGCTTTACCAATAGCTTATGAAGCTCAAGTAAGACCTAGAAGTGGTTTAGCTGCTAAAAACGGCATAACAGTTCTCAATGCTCCAGGTACAATTGACGCCGATTATCGTGGAGAAATTGGTGTTATTTTGATAAACCTATCAAATGAAGATTTTATTGTAAAAGATGGGGAACGTATCGCTCAACTCGTAATTGCACAATATACTCAGGCAAAATGGGAAAAGGTAGAAATTTTAGATGAAACCAAACGAGGAGCAGGAGGATTTGGTAGTACAGGTAAATAG
- a CDS encoding YtxH domain-containing protein yields the protein MKLLKGFFAIALVGLIAVSCKEAKDKAGDAMDTVEETAGDIKDSASEAVEDVKDTANEAIDSVKAKAEDLKEGAKDAVEGVKEGAEKTVEAVKEKANDVKEAVSN from the coding sequence ATGAAATTACTTAAAGGATTTTTTGCAATTGCTCTAGTAGGTTTAATTGCTGTTTCTTGTAAAGAAGCAAAAGACAAAGCTGGTGACGCTATGGATACCGTAGAAGAAACAGCAGGAGACATTAAAGATTCAGCTTCTGAAGCTGTTGAAGATGTAAAAGACACAGCTAATGAGGCTATTGACTCTGTTAAAGCTAAAGCTGAAGATTTAAAAGAAGGTGCTAAAGACGCTGTAGAAGGTGTTAAAGAAGGTGCTGAAAAAACTGTTGAAGCAGTTAAAGAAAAAGCAAATGATGTTAAAGAAGCAGTTAGTAACTAA
- the gldD gene encoding gliding motility lipoprotein GldD, whose protein sequence is MLHQLKNIILFAVLTLSFTSCSNEEYLPKPKAFLRLAYAAPNYKEIVSDCPYTFEVPDNTQTKFNEKCWINIKYPKLKASLNITYRGVENNLSELLSEAEKLTYNHTIKADNIITKDYENTEFQKYGALREVIGNAASSLQFHLTDKTGHFITGALYFEAKPNYDSILPAVKFIEKDIEHIMETLSWK, encoded by the coding sequence ATGTTACACCAGCTTAAAAATATTATATTATTCGCAGTATTAACACTGTCATTTACTTCATGCTCCAATGAGGAGTATTTACCAAAACCTAAAGCTTTTTTACGTTTGGCCTATGCTGCTCCAAACTATAAAGAAATAGTTTCAGACTGTCCTTACACTTTTGAAGTACCAGACAATACTCAAACAAAGTTTAATGAAAAATGCTGGATCAACATTAAATACCCAAAATTAAAAGCTTCACTAAATATTACCTACAGAGGTGTAGAAAACAATTTATCAGAACTTTTAAGTGAAGCTGAAAAATTGACTTACAACCACACTATAAAAGCTGATAATATAATCACTAAAGATTATGAAAATACGGAATTTCAAAAATACGGTGCATTGCGAGAAGTAATAGGAAATGCAGCGTCTTCTTTGCAATTTCATCTAACAGACAAAACAGGTCATTTCATTACCGGAGCCCTGTATTTTGAAGCAAAACCAAATTACGATTCTATACTACCTGCAGTAAAATTTATTGAAAAAGATATAGAACACATTATGGAAACCTTAAGTTGGAAATAA
- a CDS encoding M23 family metallopeptidase has protein sequence MAKVKYYYDSDTLSYKKVVLRKRDKFKKFLVFFLGAISFGLIFMFISFQFVESPKEKAQKRELENLKLRYGLLDKKMAQIENVLDGIQHRDNDIYRLYFEANPIPDEQRKAGFGGVNRYKSLEGFENSEMIIDVSKKMDILSKQLYIQSKSLDEIINLAEDKEKLLASIPAIQPVNNEDLTRMASGYGWRSDPFTKARKMHKGMDFTAPTGTPIYASGNGKIYRADNRASGFGEHIEIDHGYGYKTIYAHLSKYNVKQGQTVKRGDLIGFVGNTGRSSGPHLHYEVHKNGKPINPINFYYGNLTPDEFEEMLKIAAQEGQSFD, from the coding sequence ATGGCTAAAGTAAAATATTATTACGATTCAGATACACTATCTTATAAAAAAGTGGTGTTACGTAAACGCGATAAATTTAAAAAATTCCTAGTGTTTTTTTTAGGTGCAATTTCTTTTGGCTTAATCTTTATGTTTATTTCCTTTCAGTTTGTAGAATCTCCCAAAGAAAAAGCCCAAAAGCGTGAATTAGAAAATTTAAAATTACGTTACGGATTGTTGGATAAGAAGATGGCTCAAATTGAAAATGTCTTAGATGGTATCCAACATAGAGATAATGATATTTATAGGTTGTATTTTGAAGCGAACCCAATACCAGATGAACAAAGAAAAGCTGGATTTGGAGGAGTGAACAGATATAAATCTTTAGAGGGTTTTGAAAATTCTGAAATGATAATTGATGTTAGTAAGAAAATGGATATTCTTTCAAAGCAACTTTATATTCAATCAAAATCTTTAGACGAAATAATTAATTTAGCTGAAGATAAGGAAAAATTATTGGCTTCAATTCCGGCAATTCAGCCTGTTAATAATGAAGATTTAACGCGTATGGCTTCTGGCTATGGATGGCGTTCAGATCCATTTACAAAGGCGAGAAAAATGCATAAGGGTATGGATTTTACAGCACCTACAGGTACACCAATTTATGCCTCTGGAAATGGAAAAATTTATAGGGCTGATAATAGAGCTTCTGGTTTTGGTGAGCATATTGAAATAGATCATGGGTATGGTTATAAAACAATTTACGCTCACTTGAGTAAATACAATGTAAAACAAGGTCAAACAGTTAAACGTGGTGATCTTATTGGGTTTGTTGGTAATACAGGTAGGTCTTCAGGACCACATTTGCATTATGAAGTGCATAAAAATGGAAAGCCAATCAATCCAATTAATTTCTATTATGGTAACTTAACACCTGACGAGTTTGAAGAAATGTTAAAAATTGCTGCTCAAGAAGGACAATCATTTGATTAA
- a CDS encoding oligosaccharide flippase family protein, whose product MSSLKRFFKDTIIYGVAAVLPRAINILLTKLHTEKLESAKFAENTWYFVFAAYFIAFLTFGLETAFFRFFSKEKEKGKIVSTSFITLIASTLLFLVVLLTFNNQLSQLLGFDNPLHLKILTFVTAFDLLVVIPYAYLRVTNRPIKFAFYRISNIIIYAFFNLFFLWFIPYAIKNGISLPSSIIEFYQSTPTVVFIFIANLIASFVTFLMLLPSMFKFGFGFDKKILLRMLAYGIPIMIGGLAYTTNENLDKLLLGDMIGKDQMGIYAACYKLGVFMTLYITAFKLGAEPYFFNQSDKANSKQNYAKILTWFTIIGAFFMLFVVVYIDFLASFIIADEYFGALAIVPIILLANLLLGVYNNLSVWYKLTDKTKYGMYFSVIGALITIVLNLVFIPKYGFMASAWATLIAYGSMTLLSYYYGKKYYQVPYKIKKVLLYIILSFGLSVVSYYQFKSNYYISTIFVLVFISFIYFNEKNEIKTIFRK is encoded by the coding sequence TTGAGTTCGTTAAAACGATTTTTTAAAGACACCATTATATACGGAGTAGCTGCGGTTTTACCAAGAGCGATCAATATACTTTTAACAAAACTCCACACAGAAAAGTTAGAATCAGCTAAATTCGCCGAAAACACTTGGTATTTTGTTTTTGCAGCCTATTTTATTGCATTTTTAACTTTTGGTTTAGAAACTGCTTTTTTTAGATTCTTCTCAAAAGAGAAAGAAAAAGGTAAAATAGTTTCTACATCTTTCATTACTTTAATAGCTTCTACACTACTTTTTTTAGTTGTTCTATTGACTTTCAATAATCAACTATCCCAATTGTTAGGTTTTGACAACCCCTTACATCTAAAAATATTAACATTTGTTACCGCTTTTGACTTGCTAGTGGTTATTCCTTATGCTTATTTAAGGGTAACAAACAGGCCGATAAAATTTGCTTTTTATAGAATATCAAATATTATTATCTATGCCTTTTTTAATTTATTCTTTTTATGGTTTATACCTTATGCCATAAAAAACGGCATTAGCTTACCCTCATCAATTATAGAGTTCTATCAAAGCACACCTACAGTTGTCTTTATATTTATAGCCAACTTAATAGCTAGTTTTGTTACCTTCTTGATGTTATTACCGTCTATGTTCAAATTTGGATTTGGATTTGATAAAAAAATACTTTTAAGAATGTTAGCTTATGGCATACCAATAATGATTGGTGGCTTAGCATATACAACTAATGAGAATTTAGACAAATTATTATTAGGCGATATGATTGGTAAAGACCAAATGGGTATTTATGCTGCTTGTTACAAATTAGGAGTGTTTATGACCTTATACATTACGGCCTTTAAATTAGGTGCTGAACCCTACTTCTTTAATCAATCTGACAAGGCAAATTCGAAGCAGAATTATGCTAAAATATTAACGTGGTTTACGATTATTGGTGCCTTTTTCATGTTATTCGTTGTCGTATATATAGATTTTTTGGCAAGTTTTATAATTGCTGATGAATATTTTGGAGCACTAGCCATTGTTCCAATTATACTATTAGCCAATTTATTATTAGGAGTTTATAATAATCTATCAGTGTGGTACAAATTAACCGATAAAACAAAATACGGTATGTATTTTTCAGTGATTGGAGCTCTCATTACAATTGTTTTAAATTTAGTATTTATCCCAAAATATGGATTTATGGCTTCCGCTTGGGCAACATTAATTGCATATGGTAGTATGACACTACTTTCTTATTATTATGGTAAAAAATATTATCAAGTTCCATATAAAATAAAAAAAGTATTACTATACATTATACTTTCCTTTGGCTTATCCGTAGTATCATACTATCAGTTTAAGTCCAATTATTACATATCAACTATATTCGTTTTAGTATTTATTAGTTTTATTTACTTTAACGAAAAAAACGAAATTAAAACCATCTTCAGAAAATGA